Proteins from one Hymenobacter monticola genomic window:
- a CDS encoding LexA family protein: protein MRSVQLIPVHAHQTPFLLPLFSCTVSAGFPSPASDYTDEVFDLNRLLLRHPDATYLVRVSGESMKDAEIHEGDLLAVDKQLEADHNHIVVAVVEGECTVKRLVCEHGTWWLKPENPAYQPWEIHDAGDVKIWGVVTHVLHELIPGKLAALLRTRD, encoded by the coding sequence ATGCGAAGTGTCCAGTTAATCCCCGTTCACGCCCACCAAACCCCCTTTCTCCTGCCGCTCTTCAGCTGCACGGTCTCCGCGGGCTTCCCCTCGCCAGCCTCCGATTACACGGACGAAGTCTTTGACCTCAACCGCCTGCTGCTGCGCCACCCAGACGCCACCTACCTGGTGCGCGTCAGCGGGGAGAGCATGAAGGACGCCGAGATTCACGAGGGCGACCTGCTGGCCGTCGACAAGCAGCTCGAAGCCGACCACAACCACATCGTCGTGGCCGTGGTGGAGGGCGAGTGCACCGTCAAGCGCCTGGTCTGCGAGCACGGCACCTGGTGGCTCAAGCCTGAGAACCCGGCCTACCAGCCCTGGGAAATCCACGACGCCGGCGACGTGAAAATCTGGGGCGTCGTGACCCACGTGCTCCATGAGCTGATTCCCGGCAAGCTGGCCGCGCTGCTGCGCACGCGCGACTAA
- a CDS encoding tellurite resistance TerB family protein, whose translation MGLFDKVFSSNAVQTNPFTDPREAFFAVLYACMSADGNVDDEEINALVVLTQQKALFRGVNVLDMYRRIAPKVVALGARKETVTLAAPHVPVDLRATLFANCVDFAASDGVVGAAEQVILEQIAQALGLDEQESTNILGVILLKNKG comes from the coding sequence ATGGGCCTCTTTGACAAAGTATTCAGCAGCAATGCTGTTCAGACTAACCCTTTTACTGACCCGCGCGAAGCCTTCTTTGCCGTTCTCTATGCCTGTATGTCGGCCGATGGGAACGTGGACGACGAAGAGATTAATGCCTTGGTGGTGCTAACCCAACAGAAGGCATTGTTCCGGGGCGTTAACGTGTTGGATATGTATCGCCGCATTGCGCCCAAAGTGGTGGCCTTGGGTGCCCGTAAAGAAACGGTGACCCTGGCAGCACCTCATGTACCCGTTGACTTGCGCGCAACCCTCTTTGCAAACTGCGTGGACTTCGCCGCTTCCGATGGCGTTGTGGGCGCCGCCGAGCAGGTCATCCTCGAGCAGATTGCGCAAGCGTTGGGTTTGGATGAGCAGGAAAGCACCAACATCCTGGGCGTCATCCTCCTCAAGAATAAAGGGTAA
- a CDS encoding Y-family DNA polymerase, with protein MYALVDANNFYVSCERVFQPRLDGRPVVVLSNNDGCLISRSAEAKALGLRMGDPYFQVKPLLEQHHVTVFSSNYALYGDMSRRVMWYLGQVAPAVEVYSIDEAFLDLHGLVPFVVESLDAYARTVRANVLARTGIPTCVGIAPTKTLAKLANRLAKKLPALGGVLHLDSEDRRRWALEQVAVQDVWGIGRQYATKLHAAGITTAAALAGCTEAYARRHLGGVVGARLVRELRGYPCLGLAPSEDGTLARRSLCCSRTFGRPLSAFPDVTGAVSAFASRAAEKLRRQGDAAHLLTVFLGKSRYGPEPPPYSCSTTLTLPVATSDTVALVRYARAALKKLWQAGHRYTNAGVVLDGLEPAGQAQLGLFEVAPVSEKRARLMAELDALNRRFGKGTVRLAATALAPGQVVSPWEGQAQWRTPQYTTRLEDLLLVG; from the coding sequence ATGTACGCCCTGGTCGATGCCAATAACTTTTACGTGTCCTGCGAGCGGGTTTTTCAGCCCCGGCTCGATGGTCGTCCCGTGGTCGTTTTGTCAAATAATGATGGCTGTCTGATATCCCGCAGCGCCGAAGCCAAGGCGCTGGGCCTGCGCATGGGCGACCCGTACTTCCAGGTCAAGCCCCTGCTGGAGCAGCACCATGTAACCGTGTTCTCCAGCAACTACGCCCTCTACGGCGACATGTCGCGCCGGGTGATGTGGTACCTGGGCCAGGTGGCCCCGGCGGTGGAGGTCTACTCCATCGACGAGGCCTTCCTGGACCTGCACGGGCTGGTGCCATTCGTGGTCGAGAGTCTGGATGCCTACGCCCGCACCGTGCGCGCCAACGTGCTGGCCCGCACCGGCATCCCGACCTGCGTGGGCATTGCCCCCACCAAGACGCTGGCCAAGCTGGCCAACCGGCTGGCCAAGAAACTGCCGGCCCTGGGCGGGGTGCTCCACCTCGACTCGGAGGACCGCCGCCGCTGGGCGCTGGAACAGGTGGCGGTGCAAGACGTCTGGGGCATCGGCCGGCAGTACGCCACCAAGCTGCACGCGGCGGGCATCACTACCGCGGCGGCGCTGGCCGGCTGCACCGAGGCCTACGCCCGCCGGCACCTGGGCGGGGTGGTCGGGGCCCGGCTGGTGCGCGAGCTGCGGGGCTACCCCTGCCTCGGGCTGGCCCCGAGCGAGGACGGCACGCTGGCCCGCCGCAGCCTGTGCTGCTCGCGCACGTTTGGCCGGCCCCTGAGCGCGTTTCCCGACGTGACAGGGGCCGTGAGCGCCTTTGCTTCGCGGGCCGCCGAGAAGCTGCGCCGCCAGGGTGACGCGGCCCACCTGCTGACCGTGTTCCTGGGCAAGAGCCGCTACGGGCCGGAGCCCCCGCCCTACTCGTGTTCAACGACCCTCACGCTGCCGGTGGCCACCAGCGACACCGTCGCGCTGGTGCGCTACGCCCGGGCCGCGCTCAAGAAGCTCTGGCAGGCCGGCCATCGCTACACCAACGCCGGGGTCGTGCTCGACGGGCTGGAGCCCGCCGGCCAGGCCCAGCTCGGTTTATTTGAAGTGGCGCCGGTTTCGGAAAAGCGCGCCCGCCTCATGGCCGAGCTCGACGCGCTGAACCGCCGCTTTGGCAAAGGCACGGTGCGCCTGGCCGCCACGGCCCTGGCCCCCGGGCAGGTCGTGTCCCCCTGGGAAGGCCAGGCGCAGTGGCGTACGCCTCAGTATACCACCCGGCTGGAGGATTTACTCCTCGTTGGCTAA
- a CDS encoding RNA-binding domain-containing protein, with amino-acid sequence MNPASLEPIIRELIASKREGDYWDFKVKPHDNKADLLHDVLCLANSLHQGDRFLIFGVEDHANGATTVGLDPTKSRKTQADYLDFLAGQQFAGGNRPALKLVPLVLYGLEVEVLIIADRPVKPYWLTEDYVEGKRRVRQHIYTRDGDRNTAMDKSADLVLVEKMWQQRFGMDVLPMERMRQLLHEPAGWEVDFDSKSDAYHRSFPAYQVKLSATELFWEAYNYSFPNRNAFLGTAEFFYNATKLFELEYVKLDEMRLLLPSPAIKQVLLLGREMWYHYYNRSTPAGDFLAFLTAKRPGMESRGSKAPFLVFRDQDEQQAFHNYLDAHQEQLADALPGLSAQLAAQEIARDGYSPVIDLLEIDQIGQLYSAWRSSTDYFKPAIRLEKFD; translated from the coding sequence ATGAATCCGGCTAGTTTAGAGCCAATTATCAGGGAGTTAATAGCCTCCAAGCGCGAGGGTGACTATTGGGACTTCAAAGTTAAGCCCCACGATAACAAGGCGGATTTGCTGCACGACGTGCTTTGCTTGGCCAACTCCCTACACCAAGGTGACCGGTTTCTTATTTTCGGCGTCGAGGACCATGCGAACGGAGCTACCACTGTGGGGCTGGACCCCACAAAAAGCCGAAAAACTCAGGCGGACTACCTCGATTTTCTGGCAGGCCAACAATTTGCAGGAGGCAATCGACCAGCGTTGAAGTTGGTCCCGCTGGTCTTATATGGCTTGGAAGTAGAGGTGCTAATTATTGCGGATAGGCCTGTTAAACCCTATTGGCTGACCGAAGATTATGTCGAAGGAAAACGTCGCGTGCGCCAGCACATTTACACCCGAGACGGAGACCGGAATACGGCTATGGATAAGTCGGCCGATTTAGTCCTAGTCGAAAAGATGTGGCAGCAGCGGTTTGGCATGGATGTTTTGCCGATGGAGCGAATGCGGCAGCTACTGCACGAGCCTGCAGGTTGGGAAGTCGACTTTGACAGCAAATCCGATGCTTATCATCGGTCTTTCCCTGCCTATCAGGTTAAGCTCTCGGCTACCGAACTCTTTTGGGAGGCTTATAACTACTCTTTTCCAAACAGAAACGCGTTTCTGGGTACCGCTGAATTTTTCTACAACGCGACCAAGCTTTTTGAGCTGGAATATGTAAAGCTGGATGAGATGAGGCTGTTATTGCCGTCCCCAGCCATCAAGCAAGTACTCCTGCTAGGCCGCGAAATGTGGTATCACTATTATAACCGAAGCACGCCCGCCGGAGATTTTCTCGCTTTCCTCACGGCCAAACGGCCGGGGATGGAATCCAGGGGGAGCAAGGCACCCTTCCTGGTGTTCCGCGACCAGGACGAGCAACAGGCGTTTCACAATTATCTGGACGCTCACCAAGAACAGCTAGCCGATGCCTTACCGGGGCTGAGCGCGCAACTGGCAGCGCAGGAGATAGCGCGGGATGGTTATTCTCCGGTAATCGACCTGCTCGAAATTGACCAGATAGGGCAACTCTACTCTGCCTGGCGTTCCTCCACGGACTACTTTAAGCCCGCAATCAGATTGGAAAAATTTGACTGA
- a CDS encoding DUF2158 domain-containing protein, translated as MPNKRPRTTSRGFFVAWRLTLPTRSCMASTILHLAGDKVQLITGGPALVVLNAAYGNTQDCQCAWFTKEGEYRTALIPHMALQAAKAGGMSWS; from the coding sequence ATGCCAAACAAAAGGCCCCGGACCACCAGCCGGGGCTTTTTCGTAGCTTGGCGGCTCACTTTACCAACTCGTTCTTGTATGGCCAGCACAATCCTACACTTAGCAGGAGACAAAGTTCAATTAATAACCGGCGGGCCGGCTTTAGTGGTGCTAAACGCTGCCTACGGCAATACACAAGACTGCCAGTGTGCTTGGTTTACGAAGGAGGGCGAATATAGGACAGCACTCATACCTCATATGGCGTTGCAAGCCGCAAAAGCGGGCGGCATGTCTTGGTCGTAA
- a CDS encoding DUF4041 domain-containing protein: MNTALLLGLVCAALAIGLYLIWKKGKLHAADRDAARQERDAARAQIAALEERFRPVVDADAEGQRIVSEATAERARITQELADTRDRLTQNISTLADQQEIQQQEQRDLQKRINELQAEFAALDEQANLQSFGFYKPKFDFVTSVEYQQKLEHTRIAQKNLITAGTAATCSTEWTVNGSVVEGRKNTAQYLKLILRAFNGECDAAIARVKFNNVGVMESRIRKSYEAINKISKSQHSSLSESYLDLRLRELYLIHEVQEKLQEEKDVQRQVREQMREEEIAQRELEKARTDAEKEEKRYADALRKAQLEVEQATGEKQQKLLAQIAQLQQQLTQAQQVKQRAISQAQLTRSGHVYVISNIGSFGEDVYKIGMTRRLEPLDRVKELGDASVPFQFDVHAVIYCDDAPKLENTLHRLFHHRRLNRINERKEFFRVTLTEIAEAVKANHGEIDFLHEAEAQEYRKTMALLSEAQAV; this comes from the coding sequence ATGAACACCGCACTCCTCCTAGGCCTCGTTTGCGCGGCCTTAGCCATTGGGCTTTACCTAATCTGGAAAAAAGGGAAGTTGCACGCCGCTGACCGCGATGCGGCTCGCCAGGAGCGTGACGCGGCACGGGCGCAAATCGCCGCGCTGGAGGAACGGTTCCGGCCGGTCGTCGATGCCGATGCAGAGGGCCAGCGAATCGTTAGTGAAGCGACTGCCGAGCGGGCGCGCATCACCCAAGAGTTAGCCGATACCCGCGACCGGTTGACGCAAAACATCTCGACCCTGGCCGACCAGCAGGAAATCCAGCAGCAGGAGCAGCGTGACTTACAAAAACGCATCAACGAATTGCAGGCCGAGTTTGCGGCGTTGGATGAACAAGCCAATCTGCAGTCGTTTGGCTTCTACAAGCCCAAGTTCGACTTCGTGACCTCAGTCGAGTATCAGCAGAAGCTGGAACACACGCGCATCGCCCAGAAGAACCTCATCACGGCGGGCACGGCGGCTACCTGTTCCACCGAATGGACCGTCAACGGCAGTGTCGTGGAGGGACGCAAGAATACCGCACAGTACCTCAAACTCATCTTACGGGCCTTTAATGGCGAGTGCGATGCCGCCATTGCGCGGGTGAAGTTCAATAACGTGGGGGTGATGGAGTCCCGCATTCGCAAGTCGTACGAGGCCATCAACAAGATTAGCAAGTCTCAACACAGCAGCCTTTCGGAGAGCTATTTAGACCTGCGCTTGCGGGAGCTGTATCTCATTCACGAGGTCCAGGAAAAGCTTCAGGAGGAGAAAGATGTGCAGCGGCAAGTCCGGGAGCAGATGCGCGAGGAGGAAATTGCGCAGCGCGAACTGGAGAAAGCCCGCACCGATGCCGAGAAGGAGGAAAAGCGCTACGCCGATGCCTTGCGCAAAGCCCAGCTGGAAGTGGAGCAGGCGACCGGCGAAAAGCAGCAGAAGCTCTTGGCGCAGATTGCGCAACTTCAGCAACAACTCACCCAGGCCCAACAAGTGAAGCAACGGGCCATCTCGCAGGCGCAATTGACGCGCTCTGGCCACGTCTACGTCATTTCCAACATCGGCTCGTTCGGCGAAGACGTGTACAAAATCGGCATGACGCGCCGCTTGGAGCCGCTCGACCGGGTCAAGGAGCTCGGTGATGCGTCGGTTCCGTTTCAGTTTGATGTGCACGCCGTCATCTACTGCGACGATGCCCCGAAGCTGGAAAATACCCTGCACCGGCTCTTTCATCACCGGCGGTTGAATCGCATCAACGAGCGGAAGGAATTCTTCCGGGTAACGCTGACCGAGATTGCGGAAGCCGTGAAAGCGAATCACGGGGAGATAGACTTTCTGCACGAAGCCGAAGCGCAGGAGTACCGCAAGACCATGGCGCTGCTGAGCGAGGCACAGGCAGTCTAA
- the qatC gene encoding Qat anti-phage system QueC-like protein QatC, whose product MQIDLTITAPAALDTDNSLRATVAFPNPRAAANMETATIVIKCDEILEYCAHASPVAFDLLFLASCVYGIDRLIERRPYSVDGWSRELSISLPVLATTAWQGKEADVAKLLSFLTGDYWQVQFTASPLVLPAASAVAFTPGGIDQINLFSGGLDSLIGAIDFLHNQPAKKLLLVSHYDPNMHGPKSDQHKLAQELTTRFPNQFTWSNSVGVFLENATLAHQENTLRSRSLLFISLAVLMGDAVGGNVPIGVPENGSVSLNYPLSASRRSSCSTRTTHPRVIQDIARLLAQLGLSAAVANPYEFQTKGEMVAGCADLPFLLSIVGESNSCGKRGHPRGWFRLGSSHCGVCMPCVYRRASLLGHPDPTTYGNNLEELKYDATFQRLTTKRGQDLDACLSFLATTLTPRQIRTELLVNGIDDLVKLPGYATLVGKTRQELAAWVSTCPEPKLRQKAGLP is encoded by the coding sequence ATGCAGATTGACCTTACCATTACGGCGCCCGCTGCCCTAGATACCGATAACTCCTTACGGGCAACCGTCGCTTTTCCCAACCCCCGGGCCGCCGCCAATATGGAAACGGCGACCATCGTCATCAAGTGCGATGAAATACTGGAATATTGCGCCCACGCATCTCCCGTGGCGTTTGACCTGTTGTTCCTGGCTTCGTGTGTCTACGGCATTGACCGCCTGATTGAACGGCGCCCTTACTCCGTGGATGGCTGGTCCCGGGAGCTGAGCATTTCGCTGCCGGTGTTGGCGACCACTGCTTGGCAAGGCAAAGAGGCTGACGTGGCCAAGCTGCTCTCGTTTCTCACCGGCGACTACTGGCAGGTCCAGTTCACCGCCAGCCCCCTAGTCCTTCCCGCGGCCAGTGCCGTGGCTTTTACGCCAGGGGGCATTGACCAGATTAACCTGTTCTCCGGAGGGCTCGATTCGCTGATTGGGGCCATCGACTTCCTGCACAACCAGCCAGCGAAGAAACTCCTGCTCGTGTCGCATTACGACCCCAACATGCACGGGCCAAAAAGCGACCAACACAAGCTGGCGCAGGAATTGACCACCCGATTCCCTAATCAGTTTACGTGGAGTAATTCGGTTGGGGTATTCCTGGAAAATGCCACGCTCGCCCATCAGGAGAACACGCTGCGCAGCCGCTCTTTGCTTTTCATCAGCCTAGCGGTGCTGATGGGTGACGCTGTTGGGGGGAACGTTCCCATTGGGGTGCCCGAGAATGGCAGTGTGTCCCTGAATTATCCGCTGAGTGCCTCGCGCCGCTCGTCCTGCAGCACCCGTACGACTCACCCCCGGGTCATTCAGGACATCGCTCGGCTGCTCGCGCAGTTGGGCCTGTCAGCGGCTGTTGCAAATCCCTACGAGTTTCAGACCAAGGGGGAAATGGTGGCCGGGTGTGCGGATTTACCCTTCCTGCTCTCGATTGTGGGCGAATCCAACTCTTGTGGCAAGCGGGGCCACCCCCGGGGCTGGTTTCGGTTAGGCTCTTCCCACTGTGGGGTGTGCATGCCATGCGTGTACCGCCGGGCGTCCCTACTCGGGCACCCAGACCCCACCACCTACGGCAATAACTTAGAGGAGTTGAAATACGACGCGACGTTTCAACGACTGACCACCAAACGGGGCCAGGACCTGGATGCCTGTTTGTCCTTCCTCGCGACGACGCTCACCCCGCGCCAGATTCGAACCGAGTTGCTCGTCAACGGCATTGATGATTTGGTGAAGCTGCCTGGGTACGCCACCTTGGTCGGCAAGACGCGGCAGGAACTAGCGGCCTGGGTAAGTACGTGCCCTGAGCCTAAATTGCGCCAGAAAGCCGGCCTCCCATGA
- a CDS encoding CehA/McbA family metallohydrolase, whose product MISSVTLRRWLVSGLALLAPAAVLAQAPAPTLLDDFNRPDSPTVGAGWLETETTAGTGASIVSNQLKLSSGVLGKDYVSRDVSSRYSPVLRQNADQLTWLFNMQQSRPNPSGFGPNNYGAAFVLAGSAADFTTGNGYAVVYGNSGAPDSLKLVRYTGGLVGPTNLRTLAAVSVPVAAGATAGPAHTVRVLYAPDEDNWTLEVSANTTSFDDPTTATFVRIGVRKDSSLAATALPWVGCFWNHATTAAENAVFDNLYVTAPCTLGPEPTQGATAAGASNLTSSGVTLSWTAGNGTGRLVVVRPASAAATAPADGSVYNGNAAFGSGSGLGTGGFVVYTGSGSTVNVTNLLPNTAYAYQVYELLGTGCTTNYRQATPATGTFTTAPCVLAASPTVATSNGTATAAGRTSATFGWTPGNGANTLVVVQPTGPAGTFPANATGYTGSPNYGGGSGLGGGAFVVYAGPSTTTSVTVTNLVPGTQYRVTVFGYNGAGCSAIYMTSFFATVVYNVPVPPVGTLLPFRGNIHAHSSYSDGNQDGLATTPLQDFQYADASLHTDFLGISEHNHAGAGMSLPNYARGLQQADQATTNSFVALYGMEWGVISGGGHVVVYGVNQLLGWEPGNYDVLTPRNDYQALFREINRRPGAFATLAHPNRTDYGNLTGTAFSPRADSAIVGTVLRSGPATSTNTSYTNPSRGSYTPYFQTLLAKGYHTGISIDHDNHNTTFLRTTQARLVVLAPALTKADIMDALRQRHFYASDDWNAEVSFTLNSQPMGSIYADQAPASMSVSVSDADNEPVSSVQVLRGVPGNGAKPVVVATAAAGATALSYVDPQGVNTTAYYYAVVAQADGDSIVTSPVWYTRRIITATTPGAEEVALAVFPNPTAGTATLSYYLPAASTVRADVVDAIGRKVVSLATGQQQVAGPHTLAVPTLAPGLYTVQLTYNAGTAHCKLIVE is encoded by the coding sequence ATGATTTCTTCCGTTACCCTTCGCCGCTGGCTGGTCAGTGGCCTGGCGCTCCTGGCCCCGGCCGCCGTTTTGGCGCAAGCGCCCGCCCCCACCTTGCTGGACGATTTTAACCGGCCGGACAGCCCCACGGTGGGCGCGGGCTGGCTGGAAACCGAAACGACGGCCGGCACGGGCGCTTCCATTGTGAGCAACCAACTCAAGCTCAGCAGCGGGGTGCTGGGCAAGGACTACGTGTCGCGCGACGTATCGAGCCGCTACAGCCCGGTGCTGCGCCAGAATGCCGACCAGCTGACCTGGCTCTTTAACATGCAGCAGTCGCGGCCGAACCCGTCGGGGTTCGGGCCCAATAACTACGGGGCGGCCTTCGTGCTGGCCGGTAGCGCGGCGGACTTCACCACCGGCAACGGCTACGCGGTAGTGTATGGCAATTCGGGCGCGCCGGACAGCCTGAAGCTGGTGCGCTACACCGGCGGGCTGGTAGGCCCCACCAACCTGCGCACGCTGGCGGCGGTGAGCGTGCCAGTGGCGGCGGGAGCCACGGCCGGGCCGGCGCACACGGTGCGGGTACTCTACGCTCCGGACGAGGACAACTGGACGCTGGAAGTGAGCGCCAACACGACCAGCTTTGACGACCCGACCACCGCGACGTTTGTGCGCATCGGCGTGCGCAAGGACTCGTCGTTGGCCGCCACGGCGCTGCCGTGGGTGGGCTGCTTCTGGAACCATGCCACGACGGCGGCGGAAAATGCGGTGTTTGACAACCTCTACGTGACGGCGCCGTGCACGCTGGGGCCGGAACCAACGCAGGGCGCGACGGCCGCCGGGGCTTCAAACCTGACCAGCTCGGGGGTGACGCTGAGCTGGACGGCGGGCAACGGCACCGGGCGCCTCGTGGTGGTGCGGCCGGCCAGCGCGGCGGCGACCGCCCCGGCGGATGGCAGCGTGTACAATGGCAACGCCGCCTTTGGCAGCGGGTCGGGCCTGGGGACCGGGGGCTTCGTGGTCTACACCGGGAGCGGCAGCACGGTGAACGTCACCAACCTACTGCCCAACACGGCCTATGCCTACCAGGTGTACGAACTGCTGGGCACGGGTTGCACGACCAACTACCGGCAGGCGACGCCGGCCACGGGTACGTTTACCACCGCGCCCTGCGTGCTGGCGGCTTCGCCCACGGTGGCGACGAGCAATGGCACGGCGACGGCCGCCGGGCGCACGTCGGCCACCTTTGGCTGGACGCCGGGCAACGGGGCCAACACGCTGGTGGTGGTGCAGCCAACCGGACCCGCAGGGACCTTTCCGGCGAATGCGACGGGCTACACGGGCAGTCCGAACTACGGCGGGGGCAGCGGGTTGGGCGGCGGGGCGTTTGTGGTGTACGCCGGCCCGAGCACCACGACCAGCGTGACGGTGACGAACCTGGTGCCCGGGACCCAGTACCGGGTGACAGTGTTCGGCTACAACGGGGCCGGGTGCTCGGCCATTTACATGACCTCCTTCTTTGCCACGGTGGTGTACAACGTGCCGGTGCCGCCGGTGGGCACGCTGCTGCCTTTTCGCGGAAACATTCACGCCCACAGCAGCTACTCGGACGGCAACCAGGACGGGCTGGCCACGACGCCCCTGCAGGATTTTCAGTACGCGGACGCCTCGCTGCACACCGACTTTCTGGGCATCTCGGAGCACAACCACGCCGGGGCGGGCATGAGCCTGCCCAACTACGCGCGCGGCCTGCAGCAGGCCGACCAGGCCACGACGAACAGCTTCGTGGCGCTGTACGGGATGGAGTGGGGCGTGATTTCGGGCGGCGGCCACGTGGTGGTGTACGGCGTGAACCAGTTGCTGGGCTGGGAGCCGGGCAACTACGACGTGCTCACGCCCCGCAACGACTACCAGGCGCTGTTCCGGGAAATCAACCGGCGGCCGGGCGCCTTTGCGACGCTGGCCCACCCCAACCGCACGGATTACGGCAACCTGACCGGCACGGCGTTCAGCCCGCGGGCGGACTCGGCCATCGTGGGCACGGTGCTGCGCTCGGGGCCGGCCACGTCGACCAACACCAGCTACACCAACCCCTCGCGGGGCAGCTACACGCCCTACTTCCAGACGCTATTGGCCAAGGGCTACCACACCGGCATCAGCATCGACCACGACAACCACAACACGACCTTCCTGCGCACGACCCAGGCCCGGCTGGTGGTGCTGGCCCCGGCGCTGACCAAGGCCGACATCATGGACGCGCTGCGGCAGCGGCACTTCTATGCCTCGGACGACTGGAACGCGGAGGTGAGCTTCACCCTCAACAGCCAGCCCATGGGCTCGATTTACGCCGACCAGGCGCCGGCCTCGATGAGCGTGAGCGTGAGCGACGCCGATAACGAGCCGGTCAGCTCGGTGCAGGTGCTGCGCGGGGTGCCGGGCAACGGGGCCAAGCCGGTGGTGGTGGCCACAGCAGCGGCCGGCGCCACGGCGCTGAGCTACGTAGACCCGCAGGGCGTGAACACCACGGCGTATTACTACGCGGTGGTGGCGCAGGCCGACGGGGACAGCATTGTCACTTCCCCTGTGTGGTACACGCGGCGCATCATCACGGCCACAACGCCAGGGGCCGAGGAGGTGGCATTGGCGGTGTTTCCGAACCCCACGGCGGGCACGGCAACACTGTCCTACTACCTACCGGCGGCCAGTACAGTGCGGGCAGATGTAGTGGACGCAATAGGCCGAAAGGTGGTGAGCCTAGCAACTGGCCAGCAGCAGGTGGCTGGGCCACACACGTTGGCAGTGCCAACGCTGGCACCGGGGCTTTATACGGTGCAGCTTACATACAACGCCGGCACCGCTCACTGCAAGCTGATAGTGGAATAA
- a CDS encoding DUF3892 domain-containing protein — protein MATYRISGVWTGSGGVITHYAVHTVADTTKNTVTLASKTSKADAIRLVEQASNIVTTLVWNSTNKAWYHGEIVHVVGSGSSKYLRSKPDSSLTDNLDHLPNFSLIY, from the coding sequence ATGGCTACATACAGAATATCCGGCGTTTGGACAGGCTCAGGTGGTGTAATTACACATTACGCTGTTCATACAGTAGCAGACACTACTAAGAACACTGTCACGCTGGCGAGCAAAACGTCTAAAGCGGATGCTATTCGGCTTGTAGAGCAGGCCAGCAATATCGTAACAACATTGGTATGGAATTCTACAAACAAGGCTTGGTACCATGGGGAAATCGTCCACGTTGTTGGTAGTGGGAGTAGCAAGTATTTGCGTTCAAAACCAGACAGTAGTTTGACGGATAATCTGGACCATTTGCCCAATTTCTCACTGATTTACTAA
- the qatD gene encoding Qat anti-phage system TatD family nuclease QatD, whose translation MIDAHCHIDLYPNPLQVARRCEQAGVITLAMTNLPSHFAQGRPHLLGFRKIRLALGLHPLHAPRHQAEYELFKQNLALTSYVGEVGLDFSRDGVATKQQQLQSFAFVLKQVQGQKKLLSLHSRGAESEVLAMLVSAGIRLAIFHWYTGPVATLKNISAHGYYFSVNPAMIRSEKGRQIIASIPQEKLLTETDGPFVQVSNRIAEPGDVAMVIHYLAAQWGLSSEEVVRRIQSNFSNLIAGLK comes from the coding sequence ATGATTGACGCACATTGCCACATCGACTTATACCCCAATCCCCTGCAGGTAGCCCGTCGATGTGAACAAGCGGGCGTCATCACCCTGGCCATGACCAATTTGCCGAGTCACTTTGCCCAAGGAAGGCCGCACTTACTGGGCTTCCGCAAAATTCGGTTAGCATTGGGTCTTCACCCACTTCATGCGCCACGGCATCAAGCCGAATATGAGTTGTTTAAGCAAAACCTGGCGCTGACGTCCTACGTCGGCGAAGTCGGGCTTGATTTCAGCCGGGACGGAGTCGCCACCAAGCAGCAGCAACTGCAAAGCTTTGCCTTTGTCCTGAAACAGGTTCAGGGCCAGAAAAAGCTGCTGAGCCTCCACTCCCGGGGGGCCGAGTCGGAAGTTCTGGCCATGCTCGTTAGTGCAGGCATCCGGTTGGCGATATTCCATTGGTACACCGGCCCAGTAGCCACCCTGAAAAATATTAGCGCACACGGGTACTATTTTTCCGTCAATCCAGCAATGATTCGCTCGGAAAAAGGGCGACAGATAATAGCCAGCATTCCACAGGAAAAGTTATTGACCGAAACCGATGGGCCCTTCGTTCAGGTTAGCAATCGGATTGCAGAGCCGGGCGACGTGGCAATGGTAATCCACTACTTGGCCGCTCAGTGGGGCTTATCTTCTGAAGAGGTTGTGCGTCGGATTCAGTCAAATTTTTCCAATCTGATTGCGGGCTTAAAGTAG
- a CDS encoding SH3 domain-containing protein, translated as MSGDYYVAATTLNLRAAPSADSAVVRVLERNDVVTVQELTNAKWVKVSTTTAEGEVEGYLSRAYLSETETY; from the coding sequence GTGAGTGGGGACTACTACGTGGCCGCTACGACGCTTAACCTGCGGGCAGCGCCATCTGCTGATTCTGCGGTTGTTCGCGTCCTGGAACGCAACGATGTGGTGACGGTGCAGGAACTCACCAACGCGAAGTGGGTGAAGGTGAGCACGACGACGGCCGAGGGCGAAGTAGAAGGGTACTTATCGCGGGCCTACCTGTCGGAAACCGAGACATACTAG